One region of Acidovorax sp. T1 genomic DNA includes:
- the iscR gene encoding Fe-S cluster assembly transcriptional regulator IscR, translated as MRLTTKGRFAVTAMIDLALRQNNGPVTLAAISQRQQISLSYLEQLFGKLRRHELVESTRGPGGGYTLARKAADITVADIIVSVDEPIDATQCGGKENCLGEAGRCMTHELWASLNQRMVEFLDSVTLQKLVDEQLAKGVQIEDKPVARRAISTTPVVKPIRVNAPNSVFALGNVFAKS; from the coding sequence ATGCGTCTCACAACCAAAGGCCGTTTTGCGGTCACCGCCATGATTGATCTGGCCCTGCGCCAGAACAACGGCCCCGTCACGCTGGCGGCCATCAGCCAACGGCAACAAATTTCGCTGTCTTATCTGGAGCAGCTCTTTGGCAAGCTGCGCCGGCATGAGCTGGTGGAGTCGACCCGTGGCCCTGGCGGTGGTTACACCCTGGCCCGCAAGGCGGCCGACATCACGGTGGCCGACATCATTGTTTCGGTGGACGAGCCCATTGATGCCACGCAGTGCGGTGGCAAGGAAAACTGCCTGGGTGAGGCGGGCCGTTGCATGACGCACGAGCTGTGGGCTTCGCTCAACCAGCGCATGGTGGAGTTTCTGGACTCCGTCACGCTGCAGAAACTGGTGGACGAGCAATTGGCCAAGGGCGTCCAGATTGAGGACAAACCCGTTGCGCGGCGCGCGATTTCGACCACTCCCGTGGTCAAGCCCATCCGTGTGAATGCACCGAACTCGGTGTTTGCGCTGGGCAATGTGTTCGCCAAGTCCTGA
- the uvrB gene encoding excinuclease ABC subunit UvrB, with protein sequence MPDTTEVITEKQDGEFVHFPGSPFELFQPYPPAGDQPEAINKLVEGLNDGEIFQTLLGVTGSGKTFTMANVIARMGRPAIVFAPNKTLAAQLYSEFREFFPKNAVEYFVSYYDYYQPEAYVPQRDLFIEKDSAINEHIEQMRLSCTKSLMERTDVVIVATVSAIYGIGEPESYHRMVMTLRTGDKLGQRDVIAQLIRMQYQRNEADFSRGKFRVRGDTIDVFPAEHSELAIRIELFDDEIESLQLFDPLTGRVKQKIPRFTVYPSSHYVTPRDKVLAAVETIKLELADRLKELVGMGKLVEAQRLEQRTRFDLEMLSEVGHCKGIENYTRHLSGAAPGDPPSTLTDYMPKNAIMFLDESHQMIGQLNAMYSGDRSRKTTLVEYGFRLPSALDNRPLKFEEFEQRMRQVIFVSATPADYEKTHSGQIVDQVVRPTGLVDPVVEVRPATHQVDDVLQEIRIRAEKHERVLITTLTKRMAEQLTDYLTDNGVKVRYLHSDVDTVERVEIIRDLRLGAFDVLVGINLLREGLDIPEVSLVAILDADKEGFLRAERSLIQTIGRAARNLNGHAILYADRITDSMKKAMGETERRRIKQIAHNEANGITPRSIVKRVRDLIDGVYSEKAGKDAERLEQEALQRAKVEDMTEKDVAREIKRLEKLMLEHARNLEFEQAARVRDQLTRLKDQAFGAHGSDSVAL encoded by the coding sequence CATTTTCCTGGCTCCCCCTTTGAGCTGTTTCAGCCGTATCCACCGGCGGGCGACCAGCCCGAGGCCATCAACAAGCTGGTGGAAGGCTTGAATGACGGCGAAATCTTCCAGACCTTGCTGGGCGTGACGGGCTCGGGCAAGACCTTCACCATGGCCAACGTGATCGCCCGCATGGGCCGCCCGGCCATTGTGTTTGCGCCCAACAAGACGCTGGCCGCGCAGCTCTACAGCGAGTTCCGCGAGTTCTTTCCCAAGAACGCGGTCGAGTATTTCGTGAGCTACTACGACTACTACCAGCCCGAGGCCTATGTGCCGCAGCGCGACCTGTTCATCGAGAAGGACAGCGCCATCAACGAGCACATCGAGCAGATGCGGCTGTCGTGCACCAAGAGCCTGATGGAGCGCACCGACGTGGTCATCGTGGCCACGGTGTCGGCCATCTACGGCATTGGCGAGCCCGAGAGCTACCACCGTATGGTGATGACGCTGCGCACCGGCGACAAGCTGGGCCAGCGCGACGTGATCGCCCAGTTGATCCGCATGCAGTACCAGCGCAACGAGGCGGATTTTTCGCGCGGCAAGTTTCGGGTGCGGGGCGACACCATCGATGTGTTCCCGGCCGAGCATTCCGAGCTGGCCATCCGCATTGAGCTGTTTGACGACGAGATCGAGAGCCTGCAGCTGTTCGACCCGCTCACGGGCCGCGTCAAGCAGAAAATTCCACGCTTTACCGTGTACCCCAGCAGCCACTATGTGACACCGCGCGACAAGGTGCTGGCGGCGGTGGAGACCATCAAGCTGGAGCTGGCCGACCGGCTCAAGGAACTGGTGGGCATGGGCAAGCTGGTGGAGGCCCAGCGCCTGGAGCAGCGCACGCGGTTTGACCTGGAAATGCTCAGCGAGGTAGGGCACTGCAAGGGCATCGAAAATTACACGCGCCACCTGTCGGGCGCCGCGCCGGGCGACCCGCCCAGCACGCTGACGGACTACATGCCCAAGAACGCGATCATGTTCCTGGACGAAAGCCACCAGATGATTGGCCAGCTCAACGCCATGTACAGCGGCGACCGCTCGCGCAAGACCACGCTGGTGGAATATGGGTTTCGCCTGCCTTCGGCGCTGGACAACCGGCCACTGAAGTTCGAAGAGTTTGAGCAGCGCATGCGGCAGGTGATCTTTGTATCGGCCACGCCGGCCGACTACGAAAAGACGCACTCAGGCCAGATCGTGGACCAGGTGGTGCGCCCCACGGGCCTGGTAGACCCGGTGGTCGAGGTGCGGCCTGCCACCCACCAGGTGGACGATGTGCTGCAGGAAATACGCATTCGCGCAGAAAAGCATGAGCGCGTGCTCATTACGACGCTGACCAAGCGCATGGCCGAGCAGCTTACCGACTACCTCACGGACAACGGCGTGAAGGTGCGCTACCTGCACAGCGATGTGGACACGGTCGAGCGGGTGGAGATCATCCGCGACCTGCGGCTGGGGGCTTTTGATGTGCTGGTGGGTATCAACCTGTTGCGCGAGGGGCTGGATATCCCGGAGGTGTCGCTGGTGGCGATTCTGGATGCTGACAAGGAAGGTTTTCTGCGGGCTGAGCGCAGCCTGATTCAGACCATTGGCCGCGCGGCGCGCAACCTGAACGGCCACGCCATCCTGTACGCCGACCGCATCACCGACTCCATGAAAAAAGCCATGGGCGAGACGGAACGCCGGCGCATCAAGCAGATCGCACACAACGAGGCCAACGGAATCACGCCGCGCAGTATTGTCAAGCGGGTACGAGACCTGATTGACGGCGTCTACAGCGAGAAGGCCGGAAAGGATGCCGAGCGGCTGGAGCAGGAGGCCCTACAGCGTGCCAAGGTGGAGGACATGACGGAGAAAGACGTGGCGCGCGAGATCAAGCGGCTCGAAAAACTCATGCTGGAGCACGCGCGCAACCTGGAGTTTGAGCAGGCAGCGCGCGTGCGCGACCAATTGACGCGGCTCAAGGACCAGGCTTTTGGAGCGCACGGCAGCGATTCGGTAGCACTCTGA